One Clostridia bacterium DNA window includes the following coding sequences:
- a CDS encoding AbrB/MazE/SpoVT family DNA-binding domain-containing protein, protein MKSTGIVRKVDELGRVVIPIELRRTLQIAEKDSLEIYVDGEKIILKKYEPACIFCGNADGIRIFKDKNICKECFDLMKSVG, encoded by the coding sequence ATGAAATCCACGGGCATCGTCCGAAAGGTGGACGAACTCGGCCGAGTCGTAATACCCATCGAACTACGGAGAACGTTGCAGATCGCGGAGAAGGACTCTCTTGAGATCTACGTTGACGGCGAGAAGATCATCCTGAAGAAGTACGAACCAGCCTGCATCTTCTGTGGCAACGCTGATGGCATCCGAATCTTCAAGGATAAGAACATCTGCAAGGAGTGTTTCGACCTCATGAAGAGCGTTGGCTAG
- a CDS encoding tRNA1(Val) (adenine(37)-N6)-methyltransferase — MESDSAVNGGDSDGNGKRDAMVYEHERVDDLQRSGLVIIQNPAKFRFSMDAVLLSDFATVKQGDRCIDLGSGTGVIPLLVWARRAPSEIVGIEIQGDMADMARRSVELNGLCDKIRIIHDDLKNAAAVFGPDSFDVALSNPPYIKLDRGMVNLDDGKVVSKHEVACTLQDVVGAAGKLVKSRGRLAMVHRPARLVDLLVAMRGANLEPRRLRFVQARADAPPMMVLVEAVRDMSADLLVMPPLILYGVDGQYTAEVRQIYFG; from the coding sequence ATGGAGAGTGACTCAGCTGTGAACGGCGGCGATTCGGACGGGAATGGCAAGCGCGATGCCATGGTCTATGAACATGAACGCGTGGATGACCTGCAACGTTCGGGACTGGTGATCATCCAGAATCCGGCGAAGTTCAGGTTCTCCATGGACGCAGTGCTCCTGTCGGATTTCGCCACGGTGAAACAGGGAGACCGCTGCATAGACCTTGGGTCGGGGACCGGCGTGATTCCCCTCCTTGTGTGGGCAAGGCGCGCCCCATCGGAGATTGTGGGAATAGAGATCCAAGGAGACATGGCTGACATGGCGCGCCGCAGTGTAGAGCTCAATGGGCTTTGCGACAAGATCCGGATCATCCACGATGATCTGAAGAATGCTGCTGCGGTGTTCGGCCCCGATTCCTTCGATGTGGCTCTCTCCAATCCTCCATACATCAAGCTAGATCGGGGAATGGTGAACCTCGACGATGGCAAGGTAGTATCGAAGCACGAGGTCGCTTGCACACTTCAGGACGTGGTGGGCGCTGCCGGCAAGCTGGTGAAATCCAGGGGTCGGCTGGCCATGGTTCATCGCCCAGCTAGGCTTGTGGACCTGCTTGTCGCAATGCGCGGCGCCAATTTGGAGCCCAGAAGACTGCGGTTCGTTCAGGCGAGGGCTGATGCCCCGCCGATGATGGTTTTGGTGGAGGCGGTTCGCGATATGAGCGCAGACCTCCTGGTGATGCCCCCCCTTATCCTATACGGAGTGGACGGGCAGTACACAGCTGAGGTGCGACAGATATATTTCGGATGA
- a CDS encoding stage 0 sporulation family protein, with protein MVNVVGVRFKKAGKVYYFDPGDMEIPSEVEVIVETARGVELGEAVVGPKSVPDEDIVQPLKKVIRIASDEDRRQVTENEKKAKRAMEVGLQKIAAHDLPMKLVDVEYTFDGSKIVFYFTADGRVDFRELVRDLASVFRTRIELRQIGVRDEAKMLGGLGPCGRPLCCSTFLGDFEPVSIRMAKEQNLSLNPTKISGICGRLMCCLKFESSAYRCAKASVPDIGAKVVTPSGLGKVLSIDPETRSLTVQLENGQRLSIPDCEATPAGEPVMGGGPMADGE; from the coding sequence ATGGTCAATGTGGTTGGCGTCAGGTTCAAGAAAGCGGGAAAAGTGTACTACTTCGACCCTGGAGATATGGAGATTCCCTCTGAGGTGGAGGTGATTGTGGAAACCGCGCGCGGTGTTGAACTCGGGGAGGCTGTGGTGGGGCCGAAGTCCGTTCCCGATGAGGACATCGTGCAGCCTCTCAAGAAGGTAATTCGCATCGCGTCTGATGAGGATAGGCGGCAGGTGACGGAGAACGAGAAAAAGGCGAAACGCGCCATGGAAGTCGGCCTGCAGAAGATAGCAGCTCATGATCTGCCCATGAAACTCGTTGATGTGGAGTACACTTTCGATGGCAGCAAGATCGTATTTTACTTCACTGCCGACGGACGCGTTGATTTTCGAGAACTCGTCCGGGACCTAGCGTCGGTCTTCCGCACCAGGATCGAGCTCCGGCAGATCGGGGTCAGGGACGAGGCCAAGATGCTCGGCGGCCTTGGGCCGTGCGGGCGTCCCCTATGTTGCTCGACGTTTCTTGGGGATTTCGAGCCTGTGTCCATCAGGATGGCCAAGGAGCAGAACCTGTCGCTCAACCCGACGAAGATATCGGGCATATGCGGCAGGCTGATGTGCTGTCTCAAGTTCGAATCCTCTGCGTATCGTTGCGCGAAAGCGAGTGTTCCGGATATTGGGGCCAAGGTTGTCACTCCTTCAGGCTTGGGGAAGGTCCTTTCGATTGATCCCGAGACGCGTAGTCTCACAGTGCAACTAGAGAACGGCCAGAGGCTGTCGATTCCCGACTGCGAGGCTACGCCCGCGGGCGAGCCCGTCATGGGCGGAGGACCAATGGCCGATGGAGAGTGA
- the holB gene encoding DNA polymerase III subunit delta', translating to MRISEIVGHSDAIRLLDMELSSQKLSHAYLLWGPRGSGRTLLATRLALSANCTSRPGEEFRLGYCGECTNCEKIIRGSHPDFSTISPDGGSIKISQIREMQSRISLRPNEAELKTWVIRRADLMTEEAQNCLLKVLEEPPGHALIILTAESPAALLPTVASRCHRVRMTCLPVNVLSAWAIEQLGLTKERARFLARLSGGLPGRVVRLASDAEYFETRDLIISTARKLAGCGDGADALAASEEILECVKKASGKAAEDDASTEAATIASPSGVCNVIAAWFRDLFLLRATGDEELVMNSDYLTAMLDDAQRHESGVFSEWAAHAVRTAEAIRANANVRLAMDDLFLSIALVL from the coding sequence ATGCGAATCTCTGAGATTGTGGGACACAGTGACGCCATCCGCCTGCTGGATATGGAACTCTCTTCACAGAAACTGTCACATGCCTATCTCCTTTGGGGGCCCCGTGGGAGCGGCAGAACACTCCTGGCGACCAGGCTTGCTCTCTCTGCCAACTGCACTTCACGGCCTGGCGAGGAGTTTCGCCTTGGCTACTGCGGCGAATGCACTAATTGTGAGAAGATCATTCGTGGCAGTCATCCTGATTTCTCCACAATCTCCCCCGATGGGGGCAGCATCAAGATATCGCAGATCCGCGAAATGCAGTCGAGGATTTCCCTGAGGCCGAACGAAGCAGAGCTGAAAACCTGGGTGATCAGGCGAGCTGATCTTATGACGGAGGAGGCTCAGAATTGTCTGCTCAAGGTGCTTGAGGAGCCGCCAGGTCACGCTCTGATCATCCTTACTGCAGAGAGTCCAGCCGCCCTCCTTCCCACGGTCGCTTCAAGATGCCACAGGGTGAGAATGACGTGTTTGCCGGTGAACGTGCTATCAGCCTGGGCAATTGAACAACTCGGCCTGACAAAGGAACGGGCGCGCTTCCTAGCGAGGCTCTCCGGAGGCCTTCCTGGCCGCGTGGTGAGGCTTGCATCGGACGCTGAGTATTTCGAGACGAGAGATCTCATAATATCCACGGCGCGGAAGCTGGCAGGATGTGGAGATGGCGCCGATGCTCTGGCGGCGTCAGAGGAGATTCTGGAGTGCGTGAAGAAGGCATCAGGAAAGGCAGCTGAGGATGACGCCTCAACAGAGGCTGCAACGATTGCCAGTCCGTCTGGGGTGTGCAACGTGATCGCCGCCTGGTTCAGAGATCTTTTCTTGCTCCGGGCGACTGGTGACGAGGAATTGGTGATGAACTCTGATTATCTTACTGCCATGCTGGATGATGCCCAGAGGCACGAATCTGGAGTGTTCAGTGAATGGGCAGCGCACGCCGTGAGAACCGCTGAGGCCATCAGGGCCAATGCAAACGTGCGCCTCGCCATGGACGACCTGTTTCTGAGTATAGCTTTGGTTTTGTGA